One Cololabis saira isolate AMF1-May2022 chromosome 12, fColSai1.1, whole genome shotgun sequence DNA window includes the following coding sequences:
- the ttpal gene encoding alpha-tocopherol transfer protein-like produces MRKTDPPTVVPWPTSPSPTTLAVLEWSLQLLQLLQNTAGSPDPPPPIYSCTLTPQLEAKAREELQEKPEWRLRDVQALRDMVLKDHPNLRTRLDDGFLLRFLRARKFDYDRALQLLLNYQAGRRAWPEVFQDLKPSRVKHVLDLGFLTVLPQPDPDGRYILCLRPGKWKPNDYPFVDNVRAIYLTLEKLIQPEDTQVNGIVILADYTGVGMSQASNPGPFLAKKVVSILQDGFPIRIKAVNIINEPRIFKGIFAIIKPFLKEKMAERYILHGSDLRSLHRNIPPSVLPEEYGGLMGRLDLTSWSRLLLDCEEEFIVEFCQPDPLESVLLPDSMLFEGAQEAGEDEDSFRGLRSQLYYCY; encoded by the exons TGGTTCCATGGCCGACCAGCCCCAGCCCAACGACCCTAGCTGTCCTGGAGTGGagcctgcagctgctgcagctgctgcagaacaCAGCTGGTTCCCcggacccccccccacccatctaCTCCTGCACCCTCACCCCACAGCTGGAGGCCAAGGCCCGGGAGGAGCTCCAGGAGAAACCAGAGTGGCGTCTCAGAGACGTCCAAGCCCTGAGGGACATGGTTCTCAAG GACCACCCCAACCTCAGGACGCGTCTGGACGACGGCTTCCTGCTGCGGTTCCTGCGGGCCAGGAAGTTTGACTACGACCGcgcgctgcagctgctgctcaacTACCAGGCGGGCCGGCGGGCCTGGCCCGAGGTGTTCCAGGACCTGAAGCCCTCCAGGGTGAAGCACGTGCTGGACCTGGGCTTCCTCACCGTGCTGCCCCAGCCCGACCCCGACGGGAGATACATCCTCTGTCTCAGGCCAG GGAAATGGAAACCAAATGATTATCCGTTTGTGGACAACGTCAGAGCCATTTACCTGACCCTGGAGAAGCTGATCCAGCCGGAGGACACGCAGGTCAACGGGATCGTCATCTTAGCCGACTATACCGGGGTGGGAATGTCACAAGCCTCCAATCCAGGACCGTTTCTGGCCAAAAAAGTTGTGAGCATTCTTCAG GACGGCTTTCCAATCCGGATCAAGGCTGTGAACATCATTAACGAGCCCAGGATTTTCAAAGGCATCTTTGCTATAATTAAGCCGTTTCTGAAGGAGAAGATGGCAGAAAGG TACATCCTGCACGGGTCAGACCTGCGGTCCCTGCACCGGAACATCCCTCCGTCGGTGCTGCCGGAGGAGTACGGGGGCCTGATGGGCCGGCTGGACCTGACTTCCTGGTCCAGACTGCTGCTGGACTGTGAGGAGGAGTTCATCGTGGAGTTCTGCCAGCCAGACCCGCTAGAGAGCGTGCTGCTGCCAGACTCCATGCTGTTTGAGGGAGCGCAGGAAGCCGGGGAGGACGAGGATTCCTTCAGGGGGCTGCGCTCCCAACTCTACTACTGTTACTGA